The following are encoded together in the Juglans microcarpa x Juglans regia isolate MS1-56 chromosome 2D, Jm3101_v1.0, whole genome shotgun sequence genome:
- the LOC121250650 gene encoding probable serine/threonine-protein kinase At1g54610 isoform X1: protein MGCAVGKNSSPYSSPHDIERLKLGHGYVPGGNGVRPINHPQLSRDPARKALIRNEVEYKYIVGAVNAKGGAGGGGERVVVGKGEERSGGSGNGSKRVASKKIEGVELVDGWPKWLVDNVAGDLLAGLASKSADSYDKIAKVGQGTYSNVYKARDRDTKKIVALKKVRFDTSEPESVNFMAREILMLKMLDHPNIIKLKGLATSRMQYSLYLVFDFMQSDLTGIISRPGERLNEAQVKSYMQQLLSGLHHCHNNGILHRDIKPSNLLIDSSGVLKIADFGLANFYTKKRRLTSRVVTLSYRAPELLLGSTDYGDGIDLWSAGCVLAEMFVGRPIMPGRTEVEQLHRIFKLCGSPSEDYWKEMKLPASFQPAPHYKPSFEEAFSSFPASSFGLLTTLLALYPTTRGSAASALQSEFFTSNPLACHLSALPIPRKMMDESKTSERKKHMTSKAKQSSLTKHGGHQGNKPIELPNGAESHKEEKYAEPQMNSQEMWYSAISASSSITTTTRNEGSLHASLSPVFLSNKKISPKTVGHPNALKNIKNPTLLQASIRDIINLNEGRVLPHYRRSLSTIDFRSLDPEKISQVFGFDKDQAIKNN, encoded by the exons ATGGGTTGTGCTGTGGGAAAGAACTCTTCCCCGTACTCCTCTCCTCATGACATTGAGAGGTTGAAACTGGGGCATGGGTATGTTCCGGGAGGCAATGGAGTGAGACCCATCAATCACCCGCAGCTTTCGAGGGACCCCGCCCGTAAGGCGCTCATAAGGAATGAGGTGGAATATAAGTATATTGTGGGTGCGGTGAATGCTAAAGGTGGTGCTGGTGGTGGGGGAGAGAGGGTGGTTGTGGgaaagggagaggagaggagcGGTGGCAGTGGAAATGGTTCGAAGAGGGTTGCCTCCAAGAAGATTGAAGGAGTTGAGCTTGTGGATGGGTGGCCTAAGTGGCTTGTTGATAATGTAGCTGGAGATTTGTTGGCGGGTTTGGCTTCCAAGAGTGCCGATTCCTATGATAAAATTGCTAAG gtCGGCCAAGGAACTTACAGCAATGTGTACAAAGCTCGAGATAGGGACACCAAAAAGATTGTTGCTTTGAAGAAAGTGCGCTTTGACACATCGGAGCCAGAAAGTGTCAATTTCATGGCAAGAGAAATACTGATGCTGAAGATGCTAGATCATCCCAACATCATTAAGCTTAAAGGACTAGCTACGTCAAGGATGCAGTATAGTCTTTATCTGGTTTTCGATTTCATGCAGTCAGACTTGACCGGGATTATCTCACGTCCTGGTGAGAGGCTCAATGAAGCACAG GTCAAAAGTTATATGCAGCAGTTACTTTCTGGTCTCCATCATTGCCACAATAATGGAATTTTACACCGAGACATTAAACCCTCCAACTTGTTAATAGACAGTAGTGGTGTGTTAAAAATTGCTGATTTTGGGCTTGCAAATTTCTATACTAAAAAACGACGCCTTACAAGTCGAGTTGTGACACTCTCGTATAGGGCTCCAGAATTACTGTTAGGCTCCACAGATTATGGAGATGGTATTGATCTTTGGAGTGCAGGATGCGTATTGGCAGAGATGTTTGTTGGACGGCCAATTATGCCTGGGAGAACAGAG GTTGAGCAGCTTCATAGGATCTTCAAACTTTGTGGTTCACCCTCAGAGGATTATTGGAAAGAAATGAAGCTGCCAGCAAGCTTCCAACCAGCACCTCACTATAAACCTAGTTTTGAAGAAGCCTTCAGCAGTTTTCCGGCCTCTTCATTTGGTCTTTTAACCACACTTCTTGCTCTATATCCAACAACTCGTGGCAGTGCTGCTTCTGCTCTCCAAAGTGAA TTCTTTACTTCAAATCCATTGGCATGCCATCTTTCAGCTCTACCAATACCCAGGAAAATGATGGATGAATCTAAAACCAGCGAAAGGAAGAA GCACATGACTTCTAAAGCAAAACAATCGTCTCTAACAAAACATGGTGGTCACCAGGGAAACAAACCGATTGAGCTACCCAATGGAGCTGAATCTCATAAAGAG GAGAAGTATGCAGAACCACAGATGAACAGCCAAGAGATGTGGTACAGTGCAATCAGTGCTTCTTCTAGTATCACAACAACAACTAGGAACGAGGGAAGCCTGCATGCATCCTTATCCCCggtttttctttctaataaaaaaatatcacccAAAACTGTGGGTCATCCTAATGCTCTCAAGAACATTAAGAACCCTACACTCCTACAGGCCTCTATAAGAGATATCATCAACCTGAATGAAGGCAGAGTGTTGCCTCATTATCGCAGGTCTCTTTCCACCATAGATTTCCGAAGCCTCGATCCAGAAAAGATATCACAAGTTTTTGGATTTGACAAAGATCAGGCCATCAAGAATAACTAA
- the LOC121250650 gene encoding probable serine/threonine-protein kinase At1g54610 isoform X2, giving the protein MGCAVGKNSSPYSSPHDIERLKLGHGYVPGGNGVRPINHPQLSRDPARKALIRNEVEYKYIVGAVNAKGGAGGGGERVVVGKGEERSGGSGNGSKRVASKKIEGVELVDGWPKWLVDNVAGDLLAGLASKSADSYDKIAKVGQGTYSNVYKARDRDTKKIVALKKVRFDTSEPESVNFMAREILMLKMLDHPNIIKLKGLATSRMQYSLYLVFDFMQSDLTGIISRPGERLNEAQVKSYMQQLLSGLHHCHNNGILHRDIKPSNLLIDSSGVLKIADFGLANFYTKKRRLTSRVVTLSYRAPELLLGSTDYGDGIDLWSAGCVLAEMFVGRPIMPGRTEVEQLHRIFKLCGSPSEDYWKEMKLPASFQPAPHYKPSFEEAFSSFPASSFGLLTTLLALYPTTRGSAASALQSEGNKPIELPNGAESHKEEKYAEPQMNSQEMWYSAISASSSITTTTRNEGSLHASLSPVFLSNKKISPKTVGHPNALKNIKNPTLLQASIRDIINLNEGRVLPHYRRSLSTIDFRSLDPEKISQVFGFDKDQAIKNN; this is encoded by the exons ATGGGTTGTGCTGTGGGAAAGAACTCTTCCCCGTACTCCTCTCCTCATGACATTGAGAGGTTGAAACTGGGGCATGGGTATGTTCCGGGAGGCAATGGAGTGAGACCCATCAATCACCCGCAGCTTTCGAGGGACCCCGCCCGTAAGGCGCTCATAAGGAATGAGGTGGAATATAAGTATATTGTGGGTGCGGTGAATGCTAAAGGTGGTGCTGGTGGTGGGGGAGAGAGGGTGGTTGTGGgaaagggagaggagaggagcGGTGGCAGTGGAAATGGTTCGAAGAGGGTTGCCTCCAAGAAGATTGAAGGAGTTGAGCTTGTGGATGGGTGGCCTAAGTGGCTTGTTGATAATGTAGCTGGAGATTTGTTGGCGGGTTTGGCTTCCAAGAGTGCCGATTCCTATGATAAAATTGCTAAG gtCGGCCAAGGAACTTACAGCAATGTGTACAAAGCTCGAGATAGGGACACCAAAAAGATTGTTGCTTTGAAGAAAGTGCGCTTTGACACATCGGAGCCAGAAAGTGTCAATTTCATGGCAAGAGAAATACTGATGCTGAAGATGCTAGATCATCCCAACATCATTAAGCTTAAAGGACTAGCTACGTCAAGGATGCAGTATAGTCTTTATCTGGTTTTCGATTTCATGCAGTCAGACTTGACCGGGATTATCTCACGTCCTGGTGAGAGGCTCAATGAAGCACAG GTCAAAAGTTATATGCAGCAGTTACTTTCTGGTCTCCATCATTGCCACAATAATGGAATTTTACACCGAGACATTAAACCCTCCAACTTGTTAATAGACAGTAGTGGTGTGTTAAAAATTGCTGATTTTGGGCTTGCAAATTTCTATACTAAAAAACGACGCCTTACAAGTCGAGTTGTGACACTCTCGTATAGGGCTCCAGAATTACTGTTAGGCTCCACAGATTATGGAGATGGTATTGATCTTTGGAGTGCAGGATGCGTATTGGCAGAGATGTTTGTTGGACGGCCAATTATGCCTGGGAGAACAGAG GTTGAGCAGCTTCATAGGATCTTCAAACTTTGTGGTTCACCCTCAGAGGATTATTGGAAAGAAATGAAGCTGCCAGCAAGCTTCCAACCAGCACCTCACTATAAACCTAGTTTTGAAGAAGCCTTCAGCAGTTTTCCGGCCTCTTCATTTGGTCTTTTAACCACACTTCTTGCTCTATATCCAACAACTCGTGGCAGTGCTGCTTCTGCTCTCCAAAGTGAA GGAAACAAACCGATTGAGCTACCCAATGGAGCTGAATCTCATAAAGAG GAGAAGTATGCAGAACCACAGATGAACAGCCAAGAGATGTGGTACAGTGCAATCAGTGCTTCTTCTAGTATCACAACAACAACTAGGAACGAGGGAAGCCTGCATGCATCCTTATCCCCggtttttctttctaataaaaaaatatcacccAAAACTGTGGGTCATCCTAATGCTCTCAAGAACATTAAGAACCCTACACTCCTACAGGCCTCTATAAGAGATATCATCAACCTGAATGAAGGCAGAGTGTTGCCTCATTATCGCAGGTCTCTTTCCACCATAGATTTCCGAAGCCTCGATCCAGAAAAGATATCACAAGTTTTTGGATTTGACAAAGATCAGGCCATCAAGAATAACTAA
- the LOC121249934 gene encoding uncharacterized protein LOC121249934 isoform X1, which translates to MGKKRKSDATRMDEVDRSIYTTFCSAANSLSQLYTQSMNHQRLSFQAGERHALEKLYQWVLRQQEEGSRVTTVDIVAYLQNELEYGADEPPMSPRLPFQNQHAQNAMHLTSMGAPVSSSPFVNIATVGQGVRSGQSDNQAKNSVFSNALSSPVRRSIQSYHLAQGASQGPPNSETNYCHLQNRDSNSASSNDCMDMHADSPGGHEFPY; encoded by the exons ATGGGGAAGAAGAGGAAGTCGGACGCCACGCGCATGGACGAGGTGGACCGTAGCATTTACACGACCTTCTGCAGCGCCGCCAACTCCCTCTCCCAGCTCTACACCCAGTCCATGAACCACCAACGCCTCTCCTTCCAAGCCGGTGAACGTCACGCTCTG GAGAAACTATATCAATGGGTTTTGAGACAACAAGAAGAAGGATCAAGAGTGACAACTGTGGATATTGTTGCTTATTTGCAG AATGAGCTTGAATATGGAGCAGATGAGCCCCCAATGTCCCCGAGGCTTCCATTTCAAAACCAGCACGCCCAGAATGCAATGCACCTGACTAGTATGGGTGCCCCGGTCTCTTCCAGTCCCTTTGTGAATATCGCAACTGTTGGTCAAGGAGTTCGTTCCGGGCAATCCGATAATCAAGCTAAGAACTCTGTTTTCTCTAATGCTCTCTCCAGCCCAGTTCGAAGGAGCATTCAGTCTTATCATCTCGCACAAGGGGCTTCACAAGGACCTCCGAATAGTGAGACAAACTATTGTCATCTCCAAAACCGGGATTCCAACTCCGCAAGCTCAAATGACTGCATGGACATGCATGCAGATAGTCCAGGTGGTCATGAATTTCCATACTGA
- the LOC121250650 gene encoding probable serine/threonine-protein kinase At1g54610 isoform X3, producing MGCAVGKNSSPYSSPHDIERLKLGHGYVPGGNGVRPINHPQLSRDPARKALIRNEVEYKYIVGAVNAKGGAGGGGERVVVGKGEERSGGSGNGSKRVASKKIEGVELVDGWPKWLVDNVAGDLLAGLASKSADSYDKIAKVGQGTYSNVYKARDRDTKKIVALKKVRFDTSEPESVNFMAREILMLKMLDHPNIIKLKGLATSRMQYSLYLVFDFMQSDLTGIISRPGERLNEAQVKSYMQQLLSGLHHCHNNGILHRDIKPSNLLIDSSGVLKIADFGLANFYTKKRRLTSRVVTLSYRAPELLLGSTDYGDGIDLWSAGCVLAEMFVGRPIMPGRTEVEQLHRIFKLCGSPSEDYWKEMKLPASFQPAPHYKPSFEEAFSSFPASSFGLLTTLLALYPTTRGSAASALQSEFFTSNPLACHLSALPIPRKMMDESKTSERKKETNRLSYPMELNLIKRRSMQNHR from the exons ATGGGTTGTGCTGTGGGAAAGAACTCTTCCCCGTACTCCTCTCCTCATGACATTGAGAGGTTGAAACTGGGGCATGGGTATGTTCCGGGAGGCAATGGAGTGAGACCCATCAATCACCCGCAGCTTTCGAGGGACCCCGCCCGTAAGGCGCTCATAAGGAATGAGGTGGAATATAAGTATATTGTGGGTGCGGTGAATGCTAAAGGTGGTGCTGGTGGTGGGGGAGAGAGGGTGGTTGTGGgaaagggagaggagaggagcGGTGGCAGTGGAAATGGTTCGAAGAGGGTTGCCTCCAAGAAGATTGAAGGAGTTGAGCTTGTGGATGGGTGGCCTAAGTGGCTTGTTGATAATGTAGCTGGAGATTTGTTGGCGGGTTTGGCTTCCAAGAGTGCCGATTCCTATGATAAAATTGCTAAG gtCGGCCAAGGAACTTACAGCAATGTGTACAAAGCTCGAGATAGGGACACCAAAAAGATTGTTGCTTTGAAGAAAGTGCGCTTTGACACATCGGAGCCAGAAAGTGTCAATTTCATGGCAAGAGAAATACTGATGCTGAAGATGCTAGATCATCCCAACATCATTAAGCTTAAAGGACTAGCTACGTCAAGGATGCAGTATAGTCTTTATCTGGTTTTCGATTTCATGCAGTCAGACTTGACCGGGATTATCTCACGTCCTGGTGAGAGGCTCAATGAAGCACAG GTCAAAAGTTATATGCAGCAGTTACTTTCTGGTCTCCATCATTGCCACAATAATGGAATTTTACACCGAGACATTAAACCCTCCAACTTGTTAATAGACAGTAGTGGTGTGTTAAAAATTGCTGATTTTGGGCTTGCAAATTTCTATACTAAAAAACGACGCCTTACAAGTCGAGTTGTGACACTCTCGTATAGGGCTCCAGAATTACTGTTAGGCTCCACAGATTATGGAGATGGTATTGATCTTTGGAGTGCAGGATGCGTATTGGCAGAGATGTTTGTTGGACGGCCAATTATGCCTGGGAGAACAGAG GTTGAGCAGCTTCATAGGATCTTCAAACTTTGTGGTTCACCCTCAGAGGATTATTGGAAAGAAATGAAGCTGCCAGCAAGCTTCCAACCAGCACCTCACTATAAACCTAGTTTTGAAGAAGCCTTCAGCAGTTTTCCGGCCTCTTCATTTGGTCTTTTAACCACACTTCTTGCTCTATATCCAACAACTCGTGGCAGTGCTGCTTCTGCTCTCCAAAGTGAA TTCTTTACTTCAAATCCATTGGCATGCCATCTTTCAGCTCTACCAATACCCAGGAAAATGATGGATGAATCTAAAACCAGCGAAAGGAAGAA GGAAACAAACCGATTGAGCTACCCAATGGAGCTGAATCTCATAAAGAG GAGAAGTATGCAGAACCACAGATGA
- the LOC121249934 gene encoding uncharacterized protein LOC121249934 isoform X2 — translation MSYDVRLWKQREDEKLYQWVLRQQEEGSRVTTVDIVAYLQNELEYGADEPPMSPRLPFQNQHAQNAMHLTSMGAPVSSSPFVNIATVGQGVRSGQSDNQAKNSVFSNALSSPVRRSIQSYHLAQGASQGPPNSETNYCHLQNRDSNSASSNDCMDMHADSPGGHEFPY, via the exons ATGAGCTACGATGTGAGATTGTGGAAGCAGCGCGAAGAT GAGAAACTATATCAATGGGTTTTGAGACAACAAGAAGAAGGATCAAGAGTGACAACTGTGGATATTGTTGCTTATTTGCAG AATGAGCTTGAATATGGAGCAGATGAGCCCCCAATGTCCCCGAGGCTTCCATTTCAAAACCAGCACGCCCAGAATGCAATGCACCTGACTAGTATGGGTGCCCCGGTCTCTTCCAGTCCCTTTGTGAATATCGCAACTGTTGGTCAAGGAGTTCGTTCCGGGCAATCCGATAATCAAGCTAAGAACTCTGTTTTCTCTAATGCTCTCTCCAGCCCAGTTCGAAGGAGCATTCAGTCTTATCATCTCGCACAAGGGGCTTCACAAGGACCTCCGAATAGTGAGACAAACTATTGTCATCTCCAAAACCGGGATTCCAACTCCGCAAGCTCAAATGACTGCATGGACATGCATGCAGATAGTCCAGGTGGTCATGAATTTCCATACTGA